tatgtgataaaaaaatatttttaaatcaaattcaataaaattaatgatcattgctttttttaaaatttaataatttcgtCTAAATCCACATTCGCAGACAAATTTGTGACATAGCACGTGTTTGACacatttgaatgataacaataattgtttcatcgatatctttatccaaatgagttgtgattttatctacaaaatatcttcataatatacacaacaacctattattcctaaagaaaaatgaaatatatgattataaataaattatgtataaatcagaaaagctattttattaacatttactATGTGTATTTCAAAACAATaccaataaattttataaggtgACTTCTAATAAGATGCGTACTTTCTTTAGAATTGGTTTAATCATTTCCATTACAGGACATTTTATACTATCATGTATCCGTAAACTTtgtaatatagaagaaaattatcacattaataaatacataataattaaaattttgtacaaatagaagaataatattttttacttctcgATCATGAAAAGTCAGATTTCAAACTTAATGTCTCGTTGTTTCCATATGCAGGTAGTTCATAACAACgaacaaatctaaatttaaacgaacattacatcttggaaggaatcaactcagatatggtgctgaaaagatatgtcatttcagaattAATTTTGGAATAGataaatttagtaagataaatagTATAAAACtgatttataatataatatgcaatatcgcattatttataatttaattttcttgggctctattatttgaatttttaagaagacaattctagatatacaatatacatatggttttggaagaaaactacaacgcattaattatatcaaattaaGGTAATCTCGAAATAATATGCATTTGggataaaaaatttatgattattaaatgtCCATTGGAAAACCTTGTTGTAGTGATAACTTTTAATActcaaccaattttatttttagaaaatttaaataaactaattaaatatgGCAAAAacattgtgtgagacggtctcacgggtcgtattttgtgagacagatctttatttgggtcatccatgaaaaaatattaatttttatgctaagaatattactttttattgtgaatatcggtagggttgacccgtctcacagattaagatccgtgagacggtctcacatgagactcactcattaaatattgtatttcttttttagtaagtaatttgggtaggaaattacttaaaatagcaaaatgtatttttgaacgatttacctcatgagtgatactgaacattgcaatcatttgtattttaaatttatttatatagtttttaattaaattgagtgatataatcaatgcaaaatttttaatacaatttatgttttcaatagaatttggtttcaatttaaataaaaaaaaacatataatacataaattacatttgaattaatataaattaattaaattcaaaattgaattaaatgaatcgatataatcaatgcaagcaataattgaagtgatcatttattgcagtacatATATGTCAATATTCATGAaatatcttcttctttttttagaaatgacattttgatcggaaattaatatttttgccAAAACTctgcttatatataaatatatagatgAGTTATGGTTaacattgcaatcatttgtatttaaaatttatttatacagtttgtaataaaaattaaatatatcatagtaacacaaaatcatatcacaaattaaattgattgatataatcaatgcaaaaatttaacgtagtttatgttttcaatagagtttagtttcaatttgaataaaaaaaataaaaaacatataatacataaattatatttgaattaatataaaaatgaattaaattcaaatctgaactaaatgaattgatataatcaatagcaaacaataattgaagttatcatttattgcagtacacatatttcaatattcataatatatttttccttttttagaaatgacattttggcaggaaaattactatttttggcaaaaactctgcttttatatatatatagatatagatatcaTACTCCATTCTTCAACAAGATGTCACATTGCTGCCAAAAACAGGAATGCCTTCCAAATAAATTAAGAATAATTACGACAACTAATTTATGCAGTCTAACCCTATCCCTTCGAACCGCTGAACCATAGTACCCACCAAACCACTGAACCCTATCCTATCTAACCCTAGCCCTTTGATGTTATGGGAAAGATTGCATAAACATTGGAATGCAGATTCAATTTTGAAACTTGGATTGGCTGCCAATCTAGCTTGGTCAATAGGTTACTAATCATTCCAAAATACTTCCCATTTCGGAACTTGCAGACTTGTTTAGCCAAGGGTTTGAGTAAGCAACActatttgtttttattatcCAAGCTTGGTTTTGGGAGATATCATGGGTTATTTTTACTGACGACTCCTTGCACTTTAACAAAACtgtttataatttcaaaaaccACCGACTTCCatatttcatatttatttttttaatcttttattTAGTATCATTTTACTTTcaaaaattgataatttttgttaagttttatttttttaatagaaaaaaCTACTTCTTTCCTATTTTTTCTGCAAACCACAATCATAGTATGTAGCACGACCTACATTTCTCTCACTATCTCTTAGTACAAAGCATTaatctttaaaataaaaaaaaattagattagAATGTCAGACTTAATCATAAATAAGCAGCAAAACAACGGTTGACCGTGAAAAATAATGGAAGTCATATTATAGAGTGTTGCTCTAAGAACAGAGAAATAGGTAGAATTTAGAATTAACAGATGCCGAGCAGCTGCGATAAGGTGCGAGAGAATTTTTTGAATATAAGGATGACAATGGGGCAAGACGAGTCTGCCGTCCCCATCCTCATGTCATCCGCCTCATTCCCTGTTCTATCTAATAGGAAAATTTTTCATGCTCGTCTATGAGTGTTTCAAATACCAAATGAGTTCCCCAAAATGGTCTAATCTATAGGtctaatctatatatatatttccccAAGCCCAGTGGGACTAATCTAATTCTATtgaactttttatttttattgcaaCATGGTCCTAGCACTTGCTGGATGCACTTCTCAGACATTTGGAAGGGTCCTCCCCACGCTtcgataataaattattaaactaaATTATGCATTTTCTGTCTAATTTGAAAACAAGTTTATGTTATTCTTGTTTGATTCTTTTAGATCGTAACGATTATTTGATGAATTGGCTGTTAAATAAAAAGAAGAtacataaaatcaaatcaaattagtTCAAAGCGCAAGTCATTAATCAAAATAACAACCATGTGCAGAAAAAGGTTAATTTTCCCATCTCTTTTTTCTACAGTTCACTCCCACCATGTCAACTCAGATTTCATTGCGGTTAAATTCAACACTTTCTGACCCTTTATCTAACCACCAGTTCCCATTATATCCCCCTTTCATGAGTCAAAACGGCATTCTAAGCATCATGTTAACAACTTTTatcttttttcttcaattaAATCCCAAAAGAAACATACATGCATAATTAGATACAGAGACGGATTCCAGCACTctgaaaattttcatttctcAAGTCTGATGCATGATCGCAATTTCATTAACAATGCGTAGAAGAGAGAAACAAGCAGATGATCTCTAATTCTTCGTTCATGCCTCTGTATCATTAAAAAACTATTCAAGTTACTTGAACAGATCTACTTTTAGAGATTCTAAAATTTGAAAACTTCATGCGCACAAATACAACAATGCAgctatcacacacacacacacacacacacacactcttcAAAAAGTATAATTTATCCCATCTGGTGTCGTTTACTCTTTTGACATGACTTAATTCACGTGTAAAGCAGCTTATACGAAATCCAGGGAAAAAAACAAGGAAAAAATATAGGTAATAGACACATATATGCTTCCAAAACATCacttaacaaaatcaaaattgcAATAATTTCTAAGAGTAAACCTGTTGCCTTTGTTTTGTGATCTTTGTTCTATATTGAAGGGATATTGAGAATTTACACTAGATATTTGATCccttcatttaaaaaaaaaaactgaatcAGTAATGTTAAATAAGATTTTGACACGGGATTGTTTTAAGAATATGGGAGAACAACTACCTGTTCTTTCGACTTCTAATACAAAAATTGAAAGTAAAAGATAAAATTACACAATTTGAAATGTGCTCATTTTGGCCTTTCTTTGCCTATCTGGTGATGTCAACAAAAAGGAATTTATGCATGGCACAGTAGCAAAACCAACAGCATTGTCCATTATAGTCTACTGCATATCCTCGTGATAAAGGTGAAGGCCCAGACCGAATCGAGCGCAAGCTCGTCGAAATGCCATTGCTTCCGCCTTCTGCACTGCATCTCCGTAGCCGCCGTTCCTCGCTAACTAACGCAGTTCCTGTTGACTCCCTATACATCTAGAGCAACTACGAGTATAACAATGATGGTCCACCAATGATTTTTATTGccttgaaattttatttgagcCAAACATTTTGTTAATTCATTAGACCGAGAAAGGAGAATTCAAGAATTCATCAGCATGCTAACATAACACAATCAGATACCGAATTTAAAGATGCaagatcttttttttttaaaataaatatattacaaGTGAAGAGTGATCGAATTGATTGAAAATCGTCGTTCTCATTGAACGAAGAAGTCGCTTTTATATACAGTACAAGAGACGGGTTTATTCTAGAGTGTGTGTGTATTCTAGTCCCACATGTGTTCACATCCAAATATATATCTAATACGCCCCCTCAAGATGGAGAGTGGATATTATGGACATCCATCTTGGAGAGTAACAAATGAAAACGAGCTGGAAGTAGAGGCATGGTGAACAAATCTGCCAATTGGTTGCTGGAGGAAACATGCAGGAGTTTGAGGCTACCAGCTCGGAGCTTTTCACGAACAAGATGACAATCCAGTTCAATATGTTTCGTACGCTCATGAAAAACCGGATTGGATGCGATGTGAATGGCAGCTTGGCTGTCACAAAACAAGGTAGCTGGTTTGCTGATGCAAATTCCCAAGTCTTGTAGAAGGGAAATAATCCAGATAGCTTCACACGTTGCATTTGCCATGGAACGGTACTCTGCTTCAGCAGAGGAGCGGTAAACAACATGCTCTTTCTTAGCCTTCCAGGAAACCATCGAAGATCCAAGAAAAACACAATAGCCACTAGTAGAACGGCGAGTATCCAAGCATGCTGCCCAATCCGCGTCACAGAATAGGTTTAATCGGACTTCAGAACTTGAGATATAGAACAAACCTTGTCCCAGAGTTCCTTTCAAATATTGAAGAACTGAATAAGCTGCTTGCAAATGGGTGGTCCGTGGACTGGACATAAATTGTCTCAACTTGGTGACTGAGAAGGACAAATCAGGACAAGTGATTGTGAGATATAACAGCCGTCCAACCAATCTTCGATACATCAAAGGATCAGGGAGAAGATCTCCAGCCTCTTGACTTAATTTCAAGGTAGGATCCATAGGTGTAGAACGTGGTTTGCACCCGAGATAGCTAGCCTCAGACAGTAATTGAAGAATATAATGTCTTTGACACATGGAAATACCTTGTGGAGATATAGCAATTTCAATGcccagaaaatatttcaaggtgCCCAAATCCTTGAGTTCAAAATGACTGTGCAACAAACACTTGAGATCTTCTCATCTTCAGCCTCTTTAGGTTCATTTGTAGCCATcacaatatcatcaacataaactaACAATGCAAGAAAAACATTGCTACGTGTGCGAATAAACATCGAATGATCAGCCTGTGATTGAGTAAAACCAAGAGTTGATAGAGTGGAGGAAAATTTAGAGAACCCCTGCCTGGACGCCTGCTTGAGCCCATACAGGGACTTGTGCAACTTGCAAACAACATTAGAAGGTAAAAGTCGCCCCCTGCTTTGTATAAACAAGAGGCAAAGACATGTAAACCTCTTCATCTAAATCACTGAGTAAAAAGGCATTATTTACATCAAGTTGCAGCAATGTCCAATTGTGTATAGCACTGAGAGCTAACAAGACTTTAACCGAGACCATCTTAGCAATCGGTGAGAATGTTTCAAGGTAATCCAATCCTTCTTGTTCTGTATAACCTTTGGCTACAAAACGTGTTTTGTATCGATGTAAAGTTCCATCAGCTAAGAACTTGGCTTTGTAAATCCATCGACAACCAACTGGTGTTTTCCCTGGTGGTAAAGAGACCACAGTCCAGGTCTCATTCTTCTCCAGAGCCTGCAGCTCTTCAACCATAGCTTGTCGCCACTCAGGAATCAAGGCAGCTTGAGAGTAATGATGAGGTTCAAAAACAGAGGAAATGTTAtgaacaaaatatttatatgaagGAGAAAAATGAGAAGTCCCAAGATAGGAGACAAGAGGGTGAGCAGTAGAGCTGTTGGTGGAAGAAGGGAGGACGTAACATTGATAGTCAGTCAAATACACGGGTTTGGTACGAACACGAGTTGTTTGTTGGTTGGTGGACAATGAGAGGCTGGACTAGGAGTATTTAGATGATCGTGAGGAACAAGAGCTTTCTGAGTAGGCAACACTTGGTCCGAAAAAAAAACTTGAATCACTGGAAAAAGATGAATCATCTTTACAGGGAAAAATATCTTCATAAAAAACAACGTCCCTAGATATATAAATGTTGTTAGTAGCAAGATCTAAGAGTTTATATCCCTTGTAACCGTGGGGATAACCAAGAAACACAGACCGAAATGCTCGAGGAAAAACTTATTTGTGCGATGAGTGAGGAGGGTCGACCCATAGCATAAACACCCAAAAACGTTCAAGTGAGAATAAGATGGAGCTTTGTGATAAAGACACTCAAAAGGTGTCATGTGAGAAAAAACACGAGAAGGGGTccgattgatcaaataaatggCTGTAAGAACGCAATCTCCCCAATACAATAAAGAGACATGAGACTGAAAATAAAGTGCTCTTGCGACGTTCAAGATGTGATGATGTTTGCATTCAACCGCTAAATTTTGTTCGGGTCGTTGAACACAAGAATGGAAATGAACAATGCCTTTGGTCTGAAAAAATGTGGAAAAGTTCAACTCCGGGGCATTATCTGAACATACAGCTTTAATGGGCTTATTGAATTGAGTATGAATAAGCTCACAGAAAGTGGGAAAAGCAGTAATAGCTTCAGACTTAGTTTTTAAAAGGTAAACCCAAGTAAAACGGCTATGATCATCAACAATAGTCAAGAATTATCGAAAACCTTCCACACTAACAGGAGAAAAAGGTCCCCAGACATCTATGTGAACCAAATcaaaagaattttcagaaatggAGCCAGTAGATGTAAAAGGCAATCGCTTTTTCTTGGACATATGACAAATAGAACAGTGTGATACATCATTGACTATGGGATGAAAATGTAATTCGTGACCTACAACAGAAAGTTTTGTAAGAGATGGACGTCCCATTCTAAAATGCCAAAGATCTATTTTATTGGAAGAAACTTTACAAATTGTTGGTGTGGATATAGATGTGGAATCAGTGAGGACATATAGATTGCCAATGCGTCTATCCATCCCAATCACTTTCTTGGTTGCTGGATCCTGTATAGAACAAGAATCAGAAACAAAGTAGACTAAGCAAGAAGTCTGGGCAGTAAGTGAACTGATAGACAAAATATTAAGGTGAAATTGAGGGACTAGCAAGACATCTTGCAAGACAAGGATAGAGGACAAACAAACCACAACAATGTGCGTGGCCTGGACTGAGGCACCATTTGGTAATCTCACAGATATAGTACAAGGTTTACAAGATTTGAATGAAGACAATGCGCAACAAATATGATGAGTAGCTCCTGTGTCTAGGATCCACTCTGAACTCGCGGTGTGAAAGTATGGAGAAGAAAGAAGTGTACCATGGAACATTACACAGAAGGTTCTTCTTGCTGCTGAGACTGAGCAGAGACAGAGCCAAGGCGAAGTTGTGCAGTAAGGAAAGTAAGAAGTTGCTGGCATTGGCTCGGAGTTAAGCTATCACCCAACTGAGATGTAGATTGGACTAGAGGTATCAGCACAGGGAACATTAACACCATCGTGAGGAGCATTGACAGCATTAATATGACCACGTGACTGTTGTTGCTGAAACCTTGGATGACCAGGAGGAAATCCATGAAGCTTGTAACACTTATCCACGGTATGACCTGTGTAATGACAATGAGAACAAATGAGTTTATCATTCCTACTTTGTTTGTCAAATTTACCGCCCTTTGGATTAAAAGAACTTGAACTCTTTGTCGCAGTTGCATTTGAAGAGTGAACTACTGTGATTTGAGACAAGTTCTGATGTATAGAGCGTTGACGTTATTCTTGTATAACCAGGGAGAACACTTTCGAAATTACAGGCATGGGATCCATCATAAGAATCTGTGCACGGATATGAGCATATGAATCATTGAGTCCCATCAGAAACTGCAGTACACATTCCTGATTTTGGAAATTCACAAGTTGTTTCATAGATCCACAATGACAAGGAGCTATAGGTTGAAAATCCTTGAGCTCATCCCAAAGAGTGCGCAGAAGAGTGTAATAAGCACTAATATTCATTGAACCTTGATGAAGATCCGTGAGTAGCTTTTTGATTTGAAAAATGCGCGGAGCGTTGCTCTGAAGAAATCGATCTCTGAGATCGATCCACATTTCCGATGCTCTAGGAATATACATCAGACTATCCGCAATGTCGCGTGAAACCGAATTGAGTATCCAAGAGATGACCATACTGTTGCAGCGTAGCCACGCACCATACAACAAATCATCAGAAGGTGGTTGTACGATTGTGCGATCAACAAAACCTAGCTTGTTCTTCGCGGTTAACGCCATAATCATAGCTCGATTCCAGGTATTAAAATTGTTCCCAGTGAGTTGTTGAGACACCAAAACTAGATCAGGATGATCACCATTTTGAAGATAGAAAGGACTACTGGAGTCTTCAACATGATTTCGAGACACCAGAGTAGAAGATTGAGCTGCTTGATTATTGGCTTGA
This sequence is a window from Primulina tabacum isolate GXHZ01 chromosome 17, ASM2559414v2, whole genome shotgun sequence. Protein-coding genes within it:
- the LOC142531364 gene encoding uncharacterized protein LOC142531364, which translates into the protein MNLHAPEWSGEVRSITYSPHGKSVSIVYRVTLYGTDAEVIPWISVTSFMDFLLVIQGFSNNSHVVILMLSMLLTMVLMFPVLIPLVQSTSQLGDSLTPSQCQQLLTFLTAQLRLGSVSAQSQQQEEPSV